The following nucleotide sequence is from Primulina tabacum isolate GXHZ01 chromosome 2, ASM2559414v2, whole genome shotgun sequence.
CGCACGTCTTTCTCAACTCTAGCAGAGTCTacctcataaaaattttctgatTCTTACTGTTGGCTACATAATATCATGAAAGCTTCCGACTTTATAGCATGGCATAAACATTTATTTTCCGCTGATGTTCGCAGGTATATCCCAATTCTTGGACTGCTATATTAGTATCTTTAGACAACCAGGGCATGTGGAATGTGAGGTCTGCAATGTGGGCAAGGCAATATCTTGGCCAGCAATTTTATCTGAGAGTTTACAGCCCAATTCCCAGTCTCTACATGGAATATGACAAACCTTTCAACGCTCTTCTCTGCGGCAAAGCAGTCGGCCGAACGAAAAATCCTTAACTAATTTATGAgatcattatttattttactttcTGGTCATGAGAGGTTGACTGCGAGACACACATGTAAATCTTCTCTTTCTGAGAATCCTTCATTTTATGTATGGTCTGTGATGAAAACGTAAATTACAGACACCTCTGGAAATGGTTAAATTTACAGTTGTCTCGATCTCtctcttgttacactaccattTTGGCACCCACAAATGTGCGAATTATGGGAGAATACATATTGAGAGCAACTGAGCgagttattttattcattgacaGATTAAACAGAAGAGGAAACCATTAATACATAACATCAAAAATGGTTTTTATATTAGATTCAACTTTTAAGGAAATTTAATACTATTTTATCACTTGTAActcatatttaaatatatcattttataaggagtaaatatgtttattaattatattttattaaaaaatatccaATTTAACTAATATGTATTGATTAGGTCATCAGCAAaagtatatatatcaataaaaGATTTATGTATTAATTTTTCTATCATTCTTTATATTTTAGTTTAAAGTTCACCATTTAAAGTGGAATtcttatttgtaaatattaatggttaaaatggtaaaaataaaattcaatttcATAAGAACATAGCAAAtaaagagaaaaacaaaaatttaaaaaaaattaatttcatgctaaaaaagagaaaataagaaagaacaaggaaaaaagaaaaacgaaacaaaaaatttaaagaaagagaaaaataaataaataaataagacaCATGTCATTCATAGGAAGTGTGTAAGTAAAGATCACAAGTATCATATACTCCTCGTAAAATTGGACAGGTTAATGTCACTATTGATGATTTCATCTCATGTTTTTGTAGTGgtgaaattaaaatataattttttattttattaagtactttgtatttaagcaaaattcttaaaacaaacaaaattcaaataattttaagaaaatacAACTACacaaaactaaattttaaaatacaacaaaaaatacacaaaatttaaaaacaaaaatacgcataattaaaaattacacaTGATTCAAAAGTAGACAAATTCCACTATTCATTATCATGTAAACTACTGATATAATATATCAAGttctttttataatttttcgatttactattaattttttggattatgtttataatcttttaatttatatgtttttaatatactaaaaaataataaagacCAGCTATTTTTTGTCACTGATTTTGGTCAGAAAAAATTGGAcagttcaaattttataaaaaaattattaaaaaattgttggCACTTCATCGCGCGGAGGATCTTCGGGCAAAGCCCACAATCTTTATCGCATACGTATACATCAGCATGCAATATCCTTGGCCATTTGGGGCCGAGAATTATAACTTAAAAGCGAATTTTTCCTTTCATATGTTTTGTCAGAAAGTTTAGTAGAAAGGtaagaagaagaagataaaatattcaataatataatttcaaaaaattaagaGATGATCATATGTTTGAATAATGAATTTAAGTATCTTATAATAAAGTAAAATGtaacaagaaaaataataaaaaaaaaaaaagggccTAGTAAATTCGAAGGTCAAACTATCAAAAAGAGAAGATGATGAACTAAAAAAGTCTTCAAAGCTTTGaatgattaaaatatttttatatactgatacaaaataacaaaaataatatcaatatatatagtaataatgcTATGTGCACTATTTTTATTAATTcacaattatattatataaataaacactgataaaatttcaaattaaattaagaTCTGAATTTCTTATCTTAAAGTAATATAATTGTGGGATATTCTCTGATATTATTTTGAAACGAAAATATCAAATGTGGAAAACAGGATAAAACCTTGGTACGAAACATGCAACGATAATTTGAGAGCTATAATCAAAACAAGTAATAAAGATAGTTACCTAAAGTGCGCAGACATCAAAATTCCAAAGTTACTCTAACAAATAATTTAGCATATAGTTCAAATGAAAATCCACAAAATAATTGTATTAACAATGAACATTTTGCATTCCCTTAAATTCCATTATTATATTCCAGTCGATCCGTTACTGGCTGCATGCGTGTTACTCTCCCAAACGTATCCGCCGACAAATTAATCTTTACGACAGGAATTTGGAAGAAACCTATATTGTAGTAGTATTGACCAGAAAGGAAATTTACAATTCCATCCTCGATCGTGTTCCTGTTCCAATGGGCTTCTCCGATGAGAATACTGATACAATGGGACGGAGATTTTATCGAAACCTAATTAACTAACTAAACATCTCACGCAGCAGATGGTGGGATTCGAATTCATGATCAAAACCAATCGGTTCTCGAGACTCTTGACGATCCGATACAATCCTGATTGAATGAGACAGTTAATTACTTGTTACgctctttaaattttttttccgcttttttattctatttttgaATACTTTTTAAGCTTTCATAAATTTTGGTAATAAAGATACGTAGAGTTAGATTATATTTATCAATATTTTAATCTTCTGGTATGTTTTATTTCAGTCTTATATACTCAggaattatattttaatagttGACTAAACAAGATTAAAGTTGAAGCATAGATAATCTAAAGAAACTTGATCGATCCATCGGTCCAGACCCCATTGAAATCAAGCTGGAAATGCGTTAATCGATGAGCATGAAGTGCGGCGTGAAGGAGCCGTAAGATTTCATTTGGGAACCGAGTCCATTGCATGTTACCATTCAGACAAAAGCGGTACATCTCCTATTTTATAAACTCATGCATATCCTGCATGCTTTCTCAACTGACTGCTGTAAGTGAAGAAAATGAGAGAGGTCGTCATCCTGCTCGGAATCTTGGCCTCTTTATGGATCTTTTCGCTTGTGGAGGCCGAAGATAGAACTGTATATTTTACGTGGGTCGTGGAGTATGGAGATATTTCGCCCCTCTTCATCAAACAAAGGGTGAGATTCAAGGATTTATTTGACATGATGAGTTACATACGATGCTCTCTGAGTATTTCGATTGATCGCGTTTCTTTGCAGGGAATTCTTATCAATGGACAATTTCCAGGTCCTACCGTTGATGTCATAACTAATGACAATGTATGGGTCACTGTTGTAAATAAATTGGATGAACCTCTGCTGTTCACGTGGTAAGTTTTACAATTATTAACATGTAAAAGATTGCGCCTTATATATAGTATAATAGATTGACTTATTATGTGTATACTTATTGGTGAATATAAGGAATGGAATCAAACAAAGGAAGTCCTCATGGCAAGATGGAGTCCTCGGAACCAACTGCCCGATTCCTCCCAACTCAAACTGGACGTACAAAATGCAGATGAAAGACCAGATCGGAACTTACCACTACTTCCCTTCTACACAGTTGCACAGAGCTGCTGGCGGTTTCGGGGGCTTCAATATCTTGGCCAGGTCGATCATTCCAGTGCCGTATCTTAAACCATACGACGAATTTACAGTACTTATCGGTGACTGGTGGAAGAAAGATCACGAGGTTTGGTATTATATTctattgttattgttattattattctaACATATTTGCTAATGAAGAATTATGTTACGTTTGGTCACTGGTTTACAGGGATTGCAACAGATATTGGACTCAGGGAACCCGTTTCCATCTCCTGACGGTCTCCTCATAAACGGGAATCCTGATTCTACCTCCTTCACTGTTGTTCCAGGTGATACAAATTGATGATACACAAAGTGAATTATAATCTACCAATAATAATTTGATTTACAAGATTCTTgataaaatttgattttgtaGGCCAAACGTATCTATTTAGAGTGTCTAACGTAGGAATGACGACATCGATTAATTTCAGAATCCAGGGCCACAAACTGGCCCTGGTAGAAGTTGAAGGATCCCACACTCTCCCGGAAATGTACGACTCACTAGACATTCATGTGGGCCAATCCAGCTCATTTTTGGTGACGATAAATGGCGCCATTGATCCATTGACAGATTATTTCATCGTCGCCTCCACCCGTTTTATGAGGCCTACACTCACTGCCACTGCAATCCTTCATCTTCAAGGCTCGAAAACTGCAGCTTCTAGGGAATTACCTGCTGCTCCAATTGGCCAATTTCACTGGTCCATGAGGCAAGCTAGAACCATCAGGTATGACCAGACACAGatgaatttaatttataattttagttGAGGGACTAGTTATTGTAATTTAGACAGGGTTTATATTTGATCTTATAAAGACTATATAAACTTTTTACTAGTAGCTTGGCTTGCCTTGATCACTTCCATAGTAGGTAAAAGTGCGCAAGATGTATATCTAACTAAATCCGATGAATGAATGAATGCGATCCGAAAAACCAAGATCAAACATGAACATCAATATCCATGTGTCTTTATTTCAGATGGAACACTACAGCAAACGCAGCCAGGCCAAACCCCCAGGGATCATACCACTATGGCAGCATAAACATAACAAGAACAGTCATACTAGCCAACTCACGTGCCGAAATCAACGGAAAGCTGAGATACGCAGTGAACAAAGTTTCTTTTGTAAACCCAGAGACCCCATTAAAGCTCGCTGATTACTACAATATGACTGGTGTTTTCACAAATTCATCCAATGACAGCCCTCCTGCCGGCCCTGTAGTTCTTGGCACCCCAGTTTTAAGCGTTATTCTGCACGATTTTGTGGAGATAGTCTTTCAGAATAATGAATCTTACATTCAGACTTGGCATCTGGATGGTGACAGTTTCTGGAGTGTTGGGTAAGCCTATCAGCCAAGAATATCAATATTATTGTCTTTTACCTTATAAAAATCACCTTTTCCTAAACTCCAACAAACTGACAAATTACCTAACATTGTTGTTTCTCCAAAATTAAATTCTAGGTTTGGTAGTGGGCAGTGGAATCCTGCATTGAGGCCACGCTTCTACAACATTTATGACGCCGTCTCTAGAAGTACTGTTCAGGTAATTAATGAATTTTCACTTCCTCCCAAATATAAAGACGTCTCAAATAGTTCAGTTTTATATCTTATCATGCAATCGTGACATAAAATGTACATGCAGGTGTATCCATATTCTTGGAGTGCAATATTTGTTTCGTTCGATAACAAGGGGATGTGGAATTTGAGGTCTGCGAATTGGCAACGGCGATATTTAGGACAAGAACTGTATGTTAAAGTGTGGAACGATGAGCCCAGCCGCTCCACAGAAAATGGGATCCCCGATAAGGTGATATATTGTGGCAAGGCTAAGCATCCTTAAGTAGGAGCTAGACACCATATAGTTTCAATTAAGTCGCCTCAACACTTTTTTAATTATTTCTGTTCCATTCTCCGTTGGGAACTTACGTAGTAATAATCTATATGAACCAAGGACCGGAATTTTCCATGTTTTCTTTATCTCTAATTATGCATTCTTCAAACGAATTCGATAACTAAGTTCTATGAAATTCGGTCGGAAAAATAGAATAGGAAATCCAATATACAACAAATACAAAATGCACTTCTGGTGGTGATTCAGGTACAATTTCATAGGCGTATATTCTCACGATCGGTTGTTGACGAGgaattaattgagttaattcaAGGGACATCAAAACAAGCATCGGAAAGCCTGCTGCATTACTATGGAAAGGACCGAACTGATGAGAGACAGTGAGATGCCTTCTCAGCGACGCCCAGTGCGGCTTTTTGCTCTCGCCTTCTGTGCGACAAAAGAGGAAGCCATAAACGAATGGCAAGAAAGTCAATAAAACAAGTGTTCACATATCAGAGAAAATGAATACATTGGTACGCAGCTAAATCTTGCATTTTTGGAATCAAGGCAACCAAGTATGTGCACTGGTCACTATTTTGCGgttgcaaagaaaataaaataaaataaaactaaacttcACTTTTAGCTACCGTGGATAAATATTGAAGTGAAAAATAGAGGTCTGGGGCTAAGAGGAAGAAAGTTCTAGCCATGAGCATTCTTCTCTCTGATGTGATCTTAAAAGTAAACTTTGCTAGTCCAGAGTTTCTCGCAATATTGGGCAGACAACTCTTAATAATTAGAAGAAAATTATATCATTAAACAAATTAGCCCTTTTTAGTATCGTCTTGGAAGGTAAGGTCAAAACATGGGCAGATAAAAAGGTGAAAATAGGCAAAAAAGGATTAGCAGAGTTGGCCTAAAACCATCAAAATTACTCACAGATAAAGTCCCAAAGCTGGCTCCTGATCCAGTTGCGGCACCTGCTTGCGAAAGAAAGAAAATCCactgagaattttatattacaagaaaaaatgttttatcATCTGGGGATGAATCGATGAGATTTTAGTGCCTTAATAAGTGGGGCATCTTTCCGAGAATAGCATGTGGCTTTTATAAAAAGTAGTTGTTTGGAGAATAGCATGCGGCTTTTATAAAAAGTAGTCACAAACCATATATTGTTGTTAATCCATAACCACAGGTTGACACCAATTTTCAGACTAAATAACAGATTGGGTAGCACCCTACTGATGAATATTCCACTAATGATAGAAGACCGAGGCCGGAATTTAGGGGGCACTGCGGAAAGAAAAGGATATCCATTTGTTGGCATAAATTTGTGCGTAAAAACCTGtcatccttttctatgtttggAGTTCTTAGTAATCTAGAATCTTGATAACATTAGAAAAACTAATCAATTGAATTACACTAACCAGTAGCAAAAGGTGTTGAAAACGTTGAGACTCCAGAAGCTGGGGTTGAACTAAACAAgggagtggaaatgggaaatgCTGAGGATGACGCAGATAAGGAACTAAATGGTGATGACTGGGGGGAAACTGTGGTCCCTAACAAAGACAAAACTGGAGCAGAAGATGTGGGAGTGGGGAATAGAGAAGGAGATGATGTGGCAATTGATGGAGTAGAAAAGAGTGAGGATGCACTTCCACTCGAAGCATATACAGCAGCAGGAGCACTGGTTGTCATTGATGAGACAGGTGCAGCTGAGTTGTTTAATGGTCCAGTAGCTTGAGCAGTTGGATTTGAAACTGCAGGTAAGTGAAGAGTTGGGTGTATCCTTCGAGAGGCGGCCTCCTGTTTAGCTGTTTCCCGTCGATCAGCCTCGAGAAATGGATTGTTGCCATCCCCTTGACGTCGCTGATCAGCAAGATATGCGGTTTTCATGGATTCAATATACTGATGAATACTTTCAACCTACACAATCATTAGCAAAAGCAAGTCATTGGTAATAATTCACgaaaggaaaaattaaaaaaacaggTAAGCATGAAAAAAAAcccatataaataataaatgtaACAGAGAACTGtagagaaaaatataatttttgtgaTTTTAAAACTACGAGGAAAAAATTGCATTATTGAGACAATTGTAAATTCTAATTATATATGAAGTTCGAAAACTGGAAGACAGGGTTATGACTCCACTGTCCTGAATGTACTGACTAGGAGAGttattatcgataatcacaagAAAAATTGAATAAATACATCATAAACAACCAGAAGAGAAATACAAATAATGTAAAAAGCTAATACAAAAACAACACAAGAAGGCCACCTTATCATTACCTTTGCTGCAACATGAACAAAATAGTCATGTACATTTGCCAAGACTTTAGGCAGGGATTGTAACAGCGAAGAACTTGGATTGCAAGAGTTCTTTTCATCTAAAAAAAGCAACTGCTCCAACTCTTCGATCCACTGACGACACTCCGATATATACTTCTCGAATCTGTCAACAGTTTGGTGCAAGAAGGGAGATGGCTTCTTTGGTACACCACTGTAGAAATCAAGTACTGGCAGTAAATTATTTGCCGCAGCATGACCACTTGAAGTTTGTGTGGTCATTGCTCCTAAAGTTTGGGATGGTGCAGAAGCACTTGCAGCAGCCGTTTTATTTTGGTGAAGAAATCTTGGCTGTAAAATCATAAAGGAACGGACAGCCCCTTCTGTGTTTCGTAGCATATCTTTGACAACAGTCATTAGCTTTTGTAGAATTGCCTTCTGTCTATCTATAGCTATGCTAATTCCTCCAAGTTCCTGCTAAAGTAAAACATGCCAAACAAAATTGTTAAAGTAAAAGATGCcaaacaattttttatcttgggGATGTGCAGAATCAGATTCATGTGCATGATAAATCGAAACTGCTGtgttataaataaatcaacattGATTACATGAAATAAATTTATTGATGATGCCCAAAAAAACAAAAGCAAATTTGTTTCCAGCCACAAAGGTCCAATACTAGCACAATGAGGTCGAACTGTTCCCTCAAATGGTACAGCCAAATAACGGGAGGCAAGCCAAAGAAATTATAcctaatataaaaattattttcctaCTTTTAAGCTCAATGCTAGTTTTAGCCATCCATCAAGATATCCACCGAGAAATTATCAAAATAAGTAATGGGTAATGCACCACAACAATATTAGACTGAATACAGAGAGGAGAAAGGGAAATAAAACCTGCATGATAGAGCTGGCGTCGTTCTCAAACCCGTTGTTGGAAATGGATGAATCATAGAGCCGGCTACACTGATCCAGTCGCTGACTCTCATCTCTGTATCCCAAAATTCTTTCCCTGCATCCCAGAAAAATCCAATTAAGAaagttttttttcaaatatatcGGGGAAAAATTCGCAGAAATTTACTCGATTTGATGGAGAACTTTTTGAGAGTCGGGATGGAGCTCCGCCCATTTGGTACTGTAAGTTGCGGGAGCTTTATCATTAGTTAGAAGATAAAGCTGCTGCTGTGTATGAGGTTGTTGAGGGTGCGGTTGCTGGAGCTGCGGGTGCGTTTGTGACTGTTGGGGTTGAAACTGGAACGGGGATTGAGGCTGCTGTTGGGGTTGCGATGGGGTAGTCTGTTGGAAAGGATTGGGTTGGTTGAACGGAGACTGGAAAGGCGAttgctgctgctgttgctgtGGAGTGAACGAGAATGCCATTTACTAAGAAAACTCACACTTCCACCTGTCCAAATTCGAAGCTTCTAACAAGTTTTCGAAGGATAGATCACGTGATGGAATTCGGAAGAACCTGGATGCAGATCAAGCTTGTAATAAGAACCctaaatttatgtttaaaaccCTAAATTGTGAAAATTGTAGAAAAAGGCGCCATCGagggaaaaaaagaaaagaaaaaaaaagggcGTCTGGGATTTGGGCCTGCGAAGGCCGCAACCCTTAATTGAAAATCATTATGAAAATTACTACTTTTGAGACGATGCAATTCATTTATATCCATAATTAAGCAAACAGCTTTACCTAAGAAAatgtaaatatttaatttgaaacTTCGCATTTGACCATAATATAGAAAGAGTTAATACACTCAATTTCTATTGGTCATACGTACATCGAAATAAGacattttgtttttataattgttcgaaattttgttttaaaattgagGCATTGATGTCATATAAGTCAGTTATTCGATCTTATGATGTTTTGTTTTGACGTCGATTTGAAATTGCATGGAATTCCAAGGGTATGCAAATCGATAAACAAGAAAACAACACAACATTTGCGATAAAAAAAGTTGGAAATTTAAAGGTGATCGGGGGAAACGTTTTTTGTTGACCCACTCTCGTGTTTCCCCCCAACTATTTTACATGATAAAAATTAGGGAGGATTCCATTAGTTGAGACAGTGTGTGtagtattaaattttaaatatgataacAAGCTAGAGAGTATTTGCttttaaatttccaaaaaatgTCTCAATAATCGCTTGAGTAGATTTCTTgaaagacggtctcacgaatctttatatgtgagacatatcaaccctaccgatatttacaataaaaagtaatactcttagcataaaaagtaatattttttcatggataacccaaataaaaaactcgtatcacaaaatacaacctgtGAAACCTgtgtcacacaaatttttgtccgatcatttttatattttgacgaatggataaaataaatattcaaaatgtCCGCATTtagtaattttattatataaagaGGATTATAATATACTAGAGTAGGGGACTAAAAAAGAGAATGATGGGTTACACAGGGCCGTGCTTATTTGGAGTCAAATGAGTCCAAAAACTCAggcccttttttttttttggggcccaaaaatttttaaaaaaattattatatataatactagATAGCCCCACGTATGTATCTATGGAAACGAAAGGAAAAATCCAGTTTGTGAAGAATTAGAGCGGCCGAAACatgaattttattattaaaaataccactcgtaaaattttaagaaattatcgGTCATCTTCAAAATCAAAGTCAGGAGTCAATGAATTAATCTAGCTGGCAATAAGTTGTTGGTATGATTTACCAAACCAATCTAGTTTTCTTATCGGGGTGGAGTAATGGTGGGAAGCACGGCGGATTAAGGACAAGGATAAAAATCGAAACAAATCAGAAAAAGAGAATCAATCATATATTACCTTCGAATTAATGATTTATTCACTCTTTCTGAGGCGGGGATTCAAGATTTGATACTTCCTTTTTGTTTTGCTATTGTAATATATACACGAGGAAGTTTCCAAATCATGATATCTCCTGCTATGAAACTTTGCTtgagagtgcatagaaaaaacctaaatatttcttaaaatatgtattcaaaatttcaaatatcaataAATATAAAGTATAACGAGATGAAAAATTGAAAACCCTAAAGGTCCCATGGAATCAGTCCATTCGTTCACCATATCAGGTCCAGCTaagatcaaaattcaaaagtgAAAGGTCGAAAATGTGTATGTGAGTCGCATCAATAATGTGTGGCGATTGGCTgttactgatatgtatatttgatgTTGAATTCGGTTGGTGAGTAAGACAGCCTTTCCCAGACATTTAGTTGTGTAAAAAGTGAGAGATTCATTCAAGCTattaatgtggctaaagattgTTTGCGCTTAATCATCAGCGTCTTTTTTATGTGATACTCATATGAATAATGATTGCATTTAGAATCTCAAATGCTCATATTACTTATTAAATCTTGTTGACTGTCCCGAtcacagtagcaagtgcagAGCGAAGTTTCTCAAAGTTAAAGCTCATCAAAACTTTTCTCCGATCAACCAAgtcacaagaaagattgaatgaaTTGACTATGTTATCGATTGAGAAAGAAATTACTGAACAACATGATTATACAGacttgattaatatttttagcTCTAAAACTGTTAGACATGTTTTTTAGTGATCGTtttggacatgtttgatatttttattcatttagttttttatattgtcttttaacgtattgatttaatttgaaaaattgcaATGAAACTAAAAAAAACATGAACACACCTTATGATTTAGATGCTTCTTTTTATAAGTTAGACTCAGGTCCAAATGTTGTTAAATTTTGAGGACTGGCAAAAACAGAAATAACGGGTTAAAAATATCTAAACCATTCAGCAATACACGTGGGCCCCTTGTTATCTGAAACCCAATATGTACTCCCAGTGGACATTTGGCTAACTAATTCGTTCGGCTCCAGTGAATCTGCATCAAatagttgaatttttttttactttccaAGAATCCAACATCTTGCAGCAGCTGCATAGACTTGATCCTAGCTCGCAAGCCAATTCGTCTCTATTTCTCTCTTCTTCGTTTTATTGCTCCATGCTACTGATTAATGATCCCTTTCGCACGATATGATTTTCGTATTTACCTTATTGGTTTATTTTTATGTGTTTTCATCCTGCGGTCGTTTGCTCAGAATAACGACTCAAGGGAATGTAATCAGTCTTGCGACGACAAATCAGTGCAATATCCATTCGGTTTCTCCGATGGATGTAAAATT
It contains:
- the LOC142537023 gene encoding nuclear pore complex protein NUP58-like isoform X2, producing MAFSFTPQQQQQQSPFQSPFNQPNPFQQTTPSQPQQQPQSPFQFQPQQSQTHPQLQQPHPQQPHTQQQLYLLTNDKAPATYSTKWAELHPDSQKVLHQIEERILGYRDESQRLDQCSRLYDSSISNNGFENDASSIMQELGGISIAIDRQKAILQKLMTVVKDMLRNTEGAVRSFMILQPRFLHQNKTAAASASAPSQTLGAMTTQTSSGHAAANNLLPVLDFYSGVPKKPSPFLHQTVDRFEKYISECRQWIEELEQLLFLDEKNSCNPSSSLLQSLPKVLANVHDYFVHVAAKVESIHQYIESMKTAYLADQRRQGDGNNPFLEADRRETAKQEAASRRIHPTLHLPAVSNPTAQATGPLNNSAAPVSSMTTSAPAAVYASSGSASSLFSTPSIATSSPSLFPTPTSSAPVLSLLGTTVSPQSSPFSSLSASSSAFPISTPLFSSTPASGVSTFSTPFATGAATGSGASFGTLSKARAKSRTGRR
- the LOC142537023 gene encoding nuclear pore complex protein NUP58-like isoform X1, with the translated sequence MAFSFTPQQQQQQSPFQSPFNQPNPFQQTTPSQPQQQPQSPFQFQPQQSQTHPQLQQPHPQQPHTQQQLYLLTNDKAPATYSTKWAELHPDSQKVLHQIEERILGYRDESQRLDQCSRLYDSSISNNGFENDASSIMQQELGGISIAIDRQKAILQKLMTVVKDMLRNTEGAVRSFMILQPRFLHQNKTAAASASAPSQTLGAMTTQTSSGHAAANNLLPVLDFYSGVPKKPSPFLHQTVDRFEKYISECRQWIEELEQLLFLDEKNSCNPSSSLLQSLPKVLANVHDYFVHVAAKVESIHQYIESMKTAYLADQRRQGDGNNPFLEADRRETAKQEAASRRIHPTLHLPAVSNPTAQATGPLNNSAAPVSSMTTSAPAAVYASSGSASSLFSTPSIATSSPSLFPTPTSSAPVLSLLGTTVSPQSSPFSSLSASSSAFPISTPLFSSTPASGVSTFSTPFATGAATGSGASFGTLSKARAKSRTGRR
- the LOC142537023 gene encoding nuclear pore complex protein NUP58-like isoform X3 → MAFSFTPQQQQQQSPFQSPFNQPNPFQQTTPSQPQQQPQSPFQFQPQQSQTHPQLQQPHPQQPHTQQQLYLLTNDKAPATYSTKWAELHPDSQKVLHQIEERILGYRDESQRLDQCSRLYDSSISNNGFENDASSIMQQELGGISIAIDRQKAILQKLMTVVKDMLRNTEGAVRSFMILQPRFLHQNKTAAASASAPSQTLGAMTTQTSSGHAAANNLLPVLDFYSGVPKKPSPFLHQTVDRFEKYISECRQWIEELEQLLFLDEKNSCNPSSSLLQSLPKVLANVHDYFVHVAAKVESIHQYIESMKTAYLADQRRQGDGNNPFLEADRRETAKQEAASRRIHPTLHLPAVSNPTAQATGPLNNSAAPVSSMTTSAPAAVYASSGSASSLFSTPSIATSSPSLFPTPTSSAPVLSLLGTTVSPQSSPFSSLSASSSAFPISTPLFSSTPASGVSTFSTPFATGAATGSGASFGTLSARAKSRTGRR
- the LOC142537022 gene encoding L-ascorbate oxidase homolog, with protein sequence MREVVILLGILASLWIFSLVEAEDRTVYFTWVVEYGDISPLFIKQRGILINGQFPGPTVDVITNDNVWVTVVNKLDEPLLFTWNGIKQRKSSWQDGVLGTNCPIPPNSNWTYKMQMKDQIGTYHYFPSTQLHRAAGGFGGFNILARSIIPVPYLKPYDEFTVLIGDWWKKDHEGLQQILDSGNPFPSPDGLLINGNPDSTSFTVVPGQTYLFRVSNVGMTTSINFRIQGHKLALVEVEGSHTLPEMYDSLDIHVGQSSSFLVTINGAIDPLTDYFIVASTRFMRPTLTATAILHLQGSKTAASRELPAAPIGQFHWSMRQARTIRWNTTANAARPNPQGSYHYGSINITRTVILANSRAEINGKLRYAVNKVSFVNPETPLKLADYYNMTGVFTNSSNDSPPAGPVVLGTPVLSVILHDFVEIVFQNNESYIQTWHLDGDSFWSVGFGSGQWNPALRPRFYNIYDAVSRSTVQVYPYSWSAIFVSFDNKGMWNLRSANWQRRYLGQELYVKVWNDEPSRSTENGIPDKVIYCGKAKHP